The Fibrobacter sp. UWR2 region TTTCTTCGGGCTTCTCGCTGCTGGCATCGGTAAAGTCGCCGTTCGCATCGGCCTTGCCGTTACGCTTGAGGATACGCGGGAGGGCGCTGGTCTTGGCGCGGTTGTAGTCGCAGCGACCGTCGTTCTTGCCGTGCACGTTCATCCAGGCAATGGGCAGGTTCTTCATGTTGTCGCCTTCGGGGAGCCAGATGTTGTAATCGGCCACGGCGTAGGTCGCCGCCGCACGCACGCGGCTCTGCATGTCTTGCATCAGCGAGTAGCTGAACATGGCGCCGAAACTGAAACCCGTAATGAACACGCGGCTTGTGTCGATGCAGTAGTTCTCGTTCAGGGTTGTAAGCGTCTGGGCGAAGAAGTCGTGGTCGCCCTGGCCCTTGGTCCAAAGGCCACCGATTGCGTCGAGCGATACAAAAATATAGTCGCCGTTCTTGTCGAGCACCTGCTGGCCGTAGTACGGGGTCGGATGGTCATAGTCCGGATTGTGGTGCACAAAGTCTTCACCGCGGCTGCCGTAGCAGTGCAGGGCGAACAATACCTTGTGCGGTTTCTTGTTGTCGTAGTTCTTGGGCAAAGTGATGAAGTAGTCGCGCGTGTCGCTACCTACCCTAATCTGGAACTGGTCGCCGTTTTCGACGCTCTTGACCTTCTGCAACTTGGAGTTGCTGCCGCAGCCCTTACTCGGGGTCGGGTCGTTGCCGATTGCATAGCCGAACTTGAACTGGGGTGCGGTCTTTACGAGCTTCACGTCGAGCGTGGTGTCGAGCGTGCCGAGCGGTACCGTGAGCGTGTCATAGCCATCGGCCACGAAACGGATGGCTTCGCCCTGCTGGATTTCCTTAAGGAGAGCGCCCTGCGTGCTGAAACTGCTGGTGTAGTTGCCCTCGGTGGCGAACTTGAAGTTCTGCATTGCGCTGCCTACGCGCACCTGCGCAAAATAGGTGCCGCGGGCCTTGATGGCACGGTTCAGGTCGAACATGCCGGAGCCCTGCAGGGTCTTGCTGAATACCCGGTTGCCGAGCGCGTTGAAAATCGTCACGTGTACCGGCGAGGAGGAACTCTGCGAGTAGGTGAGCACGCCGTTGTCCACGCTCAGGTAGCCCACGGTGTTCCTTGTGGCGTGAATACCGATGGCTTCGTCTTCGTGGATGGTGAATTTACCCTGGTTGTCGGTAGTGGTGGACTTGCCCTCTTTGAGGAGGCTTACCGAGGCCCCTTCGAGTGCCTTGCCGTCGCTATCGGATACGCTGCCCGTGATGGTGTAGGCGGAAGCCAGCCCGCTGAGAGCCAGAAGGCATGCAGCTGCTGTAAAATGGGTGGCATTGATACTCATCTGAACTCCTTTTTTCCCAAAGACATATCTGACCATTTATTAATCTAATATGCCGTGGGGGCAAAAACATAGGCTGCGCATGCATGCCTATGGATGAGTTGTCAATAAAAAGAAGTTTACGGAAAGAATAGGCTATTTTAGCCAAATTTGGCCATTTTTAATGCTTCGACGACCTTCACGTCGGCGGGGAGCCAGTTTACGCTGTGCAGTTCCGCGCGGGTGAGCCAGCGGGCCGCCTCGTGTTCCAGGAGTTCCGGCGTTTTCCCGCCCGCGATGGCGCAGTAAAAGCAATGCATGGTCAGGTGGAAAGCCGGGTAGTCGTGCTCCACGGTGCATATAAATTCGCCCACGTTTACGTCGATGGCGAGTTCTTCCCTGAGTTCGCGGGCCAGCGCCTGCTGCGGCGTTTCGCCGGGCTCCATTTTGCCGCCCGGGAATTCCCAGCCGTCTTTGTAGTCGCCGTAGCCCCGCTGTGTGGCGTAATACCGAACACCTGGCGTGCGAGGCACAGCCGGATTCCCGAAA contains the following coding sequences:
- a CDS encoding carboxypeptidase regulatory-like domain-containing protein — protein: MSINATHFTAAACLLALSGLASAYTITGSVSDSDGKALEGASVSLLKEGKSTTTDNQGKFTIHEDEAIGIHATRNTVGYLSVDNGVLTYSQSSSSPVHVTIFNALGNRVFSKTLQGSGMFDLNRAIKARGTYFAQVRVGSAMQNFKFATEGNYTSSFSTQGALLKEIQQGEAIRFVADGYDTLTVPLGTLDTTLDVKLVKTAPQFKFGYAIGNDPTPSKGCGSNSKLQKVKSVENGDQFQIRVGSDTRDYFITLPKNYDNKKPHKVLFALHCYGSRGEDFVHHNPDYDHPTPYYGQQVLDKNGDYIFVSLDAIGGLWTKGQGDHDFFAQTLTTLNENYCIDTSRVFITGFSFGAMFSYSLMQDMQSRVRAAATYAVADYNIWLPEGDNMKNLPIAWMNVHGKNDGRCDYNRAKTSALPRILKRNGKADANGDFTDASSEKPEEIQGNTGHVCYDFKNVDERFPVKWCSWPGDHQWTAHDTGNMGVGWNWESTWVPEAVHEFFEQF
- a CDS encoding (deoxy)nucleoside triphosphate pyrophosphohydrolase → MKRIEVVAGIICADPFGNPAVPRTPGVRYYATQRGYGDYKDGWEFPGGKMEPGETPQQALARELREELAIDVNVGEFICTVEHDYPAFHLTMHCFYCAIAGGKTPELLEHEAARWLTRAELHSVNWLPADVKVVEALKMAKFG